The following DNA comes from Caldicoprobacter guelmensis.
GGTCGTTATATCAACCAATAAGGGTGAACCGGCGGTGTTGGATGAGGGTTCTTTGGCGGGGCAGGCTTACAGGAACATTGCCAGGCGGTTGATGGGAGAAAATGTGCCCATTATGGATTTGGAGATGGGTGAGGGTTTTTTAGCCAAGGTCAAACGATGGTTTAGCGCAGGCAAGAAGAGGTCCTATTAGTGAGGGGGATTCAAATGATCGATTTATTTAAATTTTTTGGCAAAGGGGAGAGCAAGAGCAAGGATATCGCCAAAGAGCGACTTAAGCTGGTGCTCATTCATGACCGCGCCAATATTTCGCCCAAATTTTTGGATATGATTAAGGATGATATCATTAAGGTCATATCAAATTACATGGAGATAGAGGAGGGAAGCCTGGATATACGCTTGTCCCGTATACCCCAGGAGGATGATACGTATAGTACTGCTCTGATGGCAAGTATTCCCATAAAGAGGGTTAAAAACATGGGACCCAACAGAGGTTAGAGGTTGCCCTGTGCAATCTCTTTTTTTGTATCTGTTAATATGGTATAATGTTTGAGTACGATGGTAATTTGGCAGGTGTGCGAGTGGGGGACTTATATGTTTGACAAAAGGCTTATCAAAAATTTTGATTTTACTATATTGATTTTAATATTTTTGCTGGTGGGATTTGGTTTGATAGGTATTGGAGTGGCTATGAAGGAACCAGTACAGGGAGACCAATATCACTTGCTTGATTTAATGGGCAATTTTAACCTGTATCACGTGAAGTTGCACTTGCTGTGGTTTGGAGTGGGACTCATTGCAATGCTGGTGGTCATCAGCATTGATTATCACCTTTTTGCCGATATGTTGCCATATATGTACTGGACGGTAGTGGCCATGCTG
Coding sequences within:
- the minE gene encoding cell division topological specificity factor MinE; this translates as MIDLFKFFGKGESKSKDIAKERLKLVLIHDRANISPKFLDMIKDDIIKVISNYMEIEEGSLDIRLSRIPQEDDTYSTALMASIPIKRVKNMGPNRG